DNA from Ignavibacteria bacterium:
CCGCAAACAGAATTTACCGAATCGGTGATTTCGCTTTTTTCTGATTGTTATCGCGATGGTGTTTCATTCAACGTTGCGTTTGCACGGTTGCTAAATGCACTTCTAGGCGATAGCGGAATAGTTTTTTTGTATCCAAACGATAAAAGATTGAAGCACATTGTTTCAAATATTTACAAGAAAGAATTACAAGAATATCCTCGAACATCGCAACTCGTTATTGAACAAAGTGCTGAACTGGAGCAACAATTTGAGGCGCAAGTAAAATCGCGGGCGATAAATCTTTTTCTCTTGTATCACAACGGAAGATATGCCATTGAACCAATAGAAAACGGTTTTCATTTGAAAGGAACGCATAAATATTTTTCGCAGCAAGAACTTTTTTCTTTGCTCGAAGATGCACCGGAAAAATTTTCTCCGAATGTTGTTCTACGTCCAATTTGTCAGGATACATTGTTGCCAACTGTAGCATACGTCGCAGGTCCGTCTGAAATTGCATACTTCGCTCAGTTCAAGTTCGTGTATGAGTACTTTAATATTCCTATGCCGATAATTTTTCCTCGCACAAGCGTTACTCTTGTAGAACCTCGTGTAGCGCGAGCAATGGAAAAATATAATTTACGCATCGCAGATTTTTTTTCTAAAAAAGATGTATTGATTCAAAATGTAGCACAACGCATCTCGGAGTTTTCAGCAATGGAAATTTTTTCCGAAACAGAAAACGTACTGCAATCGCAATTGGAGAGACTGCAACTGCAACTTTCTGCAATAGATACAACACTTGTCGCGGCATTGGGAACGGCAAAAAATAAAATATTGTATCAACTCACTTCCCTGAAAGAACGCACGCTTGCGTCACAACAAAAAAAATATCAGTCAAGGTTGCAACAATTGGAAAAATCATTGCATACTATATTCCCGAATGAATCGTTGCAAGAACGCGAATTAAACGTGTTGTATTTCTTGAACAAATACGGAATGCAAATATTGGAAAAATTAAAAGAGGAAATACGAATTGATGTATTCGAACATCAATTCCTTTCTGTGTAAACGTTGAAACGGCAGAAATAAAAAAAGCGATTTCGCATAAAATCGCTTTTTTGTTTTTTATTTGATAAGCGTTAATTTTCTTGTTTGCACAAGAGTATTTTCTTTATTTCCATCATCGTCAACGGGTTCAACAGTTAAACGATAAAAATAAATCCCCGAAGATAAATGTTCAGCAAAAACATCCGTATCCCATTCTCCTTCATCAAAATACTCATTGTGGAAAAGCGTTAAGACTTCTTGTCCAAGGATATTATATACTTTCAAAGTTACATACGCATTTTGTGGAAGAGTAAATTGAATACGTGTTGATGCGTTAAACGGATTAGGATAGTTTTGAAACAGCGATAATTCTGAAGGAACAACCGAAGTAGTATAAAAATCTGTTCGCGTTGTGGTTTTGGTAGGATTGGCGAACAAGAAATCTACTTCACTTAAACGCTTCGCACCTTTGAGTTTCAACGGTATAATAGTAATCGTATCACTCGGATCCGGAACATCATAAAACGCTTCATTGATTTTTTCAATAGCTTCTGCTACTTCAATATAAAATTCAGGATAAGTGAATTGTCCGTGAGAACCAAACCCTCTGTAATACGTAAGCGTACTATCAACAAATCCGGGAATCAATCCACCTCCAAGCATTGGTGTTCCGCCGATTTCATTGATTGTTCTTCCATTCAACAAATGTATATTTGCACCACCTTCATTGAAAATTAAATTTCCGAAATTTTGAGGAGTAACAGAATTATTGCTTGCCGCAATATTCAATTTTAAAACAGCCAATTCTCCAACAAGTCTGTTGTTGTATTTATCTTGTTTGGGATTTTTTAAGCCCTTTGTAAATGCTTTTCCACTTTTAACATCGAACATTCTTTCGTTCGTTGTTTGCGGTAAGTATTTTCCAATGTTGTTTCCCTTGTTAAAAATAATCCATCCATATTTTTTTGCACTATCTTTAATTGTTTGTTCTACGCCAATGATCATCGGGCGTTTCACTGGTTTCTTCGGAAATTGGAGAGCGAATGCAGTATCGCGAATATTTGCATCCGTATGCGTTGGTAAAGGTTTGTTCTTTTTGAATTTCATTTTTCCCGCTTTCGCATTTATTGTCGAAGATACTTGCTTGAGTGTTCGAAACATTCCCGAATCTGCGTTCGAACTTACGAATGCAACTCTGGAAACTTGTCCGCCGGAAAGTAATACTATTTGAATGATAGTATCTGCTCCATTCACTTTTATACCATCTTTATAATACCCAAATCTTCTCCATCCAACGGAATCTGTAGCCAAAGCAAAATACGTTCCGTTCATTAAATTCGGAACCACTAACTCCGTATCCGAAACTACATTTCCCAACAATTGTCCCGTAGGTGAGTCTTTCCGTAGACTTAAACTCCAAGGATACGCTTCCATCATAGTATCGTTCGAGAAATTATTGTCTCGGTCAATAAGATGTTTTATGTAAATCGAATTGAAATGCGTGTTGATAAAATCTATTTGTATTGTATCGCCATTACTAATCGAGAAAGTTTTTTGTCTTGTCGTATCAGAAAAATCTGCGCCTTCGAACGTGTATCCGATTTGTTTCCAACTTAAACTATCAGATTCGGTTGCAATGTATGTTCCGTTGGAAAGGTCGCTAACAATGAGTTGGTCGGAATTTGTTACTTCACCAACTAAACTATCTGCATCCACTGCACCTTTAAATAATCGAAGGTGCCATGGTTTTGTTGTTCTATCGCTAATAGAATTGATATTCCCGTCTGTATCTTGAATTTTTCTTACAACAATTGTATTCGAGACGTAAACAAGAAAATCGAGCGTAATTTGTTGACCATTAAACGCATTAAACGTCGCGCGCAAAGGACGTTGCGATGATGTTATCGTATCGGAAGAATCACCTGTTGTTACGATATATCCTAAAAAGTTCCATCCTGTGCTATCTTCTGCTTCGCCGACGTAGGTATAATCTTCCAATAATGAATCCGTTAACTGTAAGATATTTTTACCATCACGACGTGGATTAAAAACAACAAATCCTTTGAACAATTTCAATTCCCACGGAATATATGTTCTATCATTTGTTGTAGAAATATTTCCATCGGAATCTTTCATCATTCGAATAGTAACTTTGCTTGGATGAAATGCAGCAAATTCAACTGTACGTGTGTTCTGTGTCGAAAGCGCAACTTGAACTGTATTGATCGTGTTCTTCTTTAATACGCCATTATCACGATACGCTTTTCGAATCCATCCGGAACTATCCGTAGAAATTGCAAAGTACGATGTGTTTTCAAGTAATGAATCCGTCCAGATTAACGTATCAGAATAATTTCCAGCAACGACTAAACCGTTTGCCGTTCCTTGACGAACAAGTAAATGCCAATTTGCTGGAACCCAATCATTAGTAGTTGTATCTATGCCATCTGTATCGCGCCACATTCGCACGTTGATTCTTTTCGGTTGAAGTTGAACGCTTGAAGCACTGATGCGTCTCAGAGGAATTTCGCCAACTACAACGGTAATTGCATTAGCGCTTGGATCTTGAACTCCACCTAATAAATTCCACGTTGCTCCGTTATCAGTCGAGTTCCATAATCGGAGCGTGTTTTCCTGATGTTGTGGAGTAAGTTCATTTTCGCTGTATTTAAATTCTATTGTTCCATTCCAAAGCGACGTTGATTGCGAAACAATATCGAAGTAACGTTTGATGGTTTTATTTCCGCTAAATCTTCCATTGCCGCTGAGTTCCGTGCCTGTGTACCGCGTAACAGTGGTATTATTTCCCGGTTGGTCATTCGCAGTTATTTTCAAACCGATATTTCCGAACGATTCTGATACATTAATTGAACGAGTCGTTTGTATAACACCATTGACAACGAAACTTCCCGATTCATACAATGTGCCCGAACTTCCTAAAATTAACACATTACCGTTCGTTTCGATTTTTCCGGAAATCAAACTGAGAATTCCGTTCACTGTTCCGTTATTCGAGAGTGTGATTCCCTGAGAATTAATGATGTAGAGATTATTGAACGAAAAAATGCCCGTGATAGATTGCGCAGTAGTTCCGTTCAAGATAAACGATGATGTGTTTGCATTGAATGTTCCTCCTGAAAAAATTAAATTTCCTTTTATCGTATCGCTTGTTGAACCTGAGTTAAACGTTGTTCCTGCGTTCATAGTAAAATTGCCGTTGACAATCAAATTTCCTGAGAGTGATTTCGTTCCGCTTCC
Protein-coding regions in this window:
- the bshC gene encoding bacillithiol biosynthesis cysteine-adding enzyme BshC, with product MFSIDFRELNANAEFFSHLFTTYLYNFSTVTKFFSGDFHSTESIIEKTNAIRFQQTEREILVNVLLEQASEFHSLEQSQKNIELLNDENTFAIVTGQQVGIFGGPLYTLYKAITTIKLASIFQEQYPDKNFVPVFWMEGEDHDLNEANNVTLINAEQKIESFRYFPGGIPSNEKHGAVGETIFDFFFNEMKSRLFQSLPQTEFTESVISLFSDCYRDGVSFNVAFARLLNALLGDSGIVFLYPNDKRLKHIVSNIYKKELQEYPRTSQLVIEQSAELEQQFEAQVKSRAINLFLLYHNGRYAIEPIENGFHLKGTHKYFSQQELFSLLEDAPEKFSPNVVLRPICQDTLLPTVAYVAGPSEIAYFAQFKFVYEYFNIPMPIIFPRTSVTLVEPRVARAMEKYNLRIADFFSKKDVLIQNVAQRISEFSAMEIFSETENVLQSQLERLQLQLSAIDTTLVAALGTAKNKILYQLTSLKERTLASQQKKYQSRLQQLEKSLHTIFPNESLQERELNVLYFLNKYGMQILEKLKEEIRIDVFEHQFLSV